One Thiocapsa sp. genomic window carries:
- a CDS encoding Uma2 family endonuclease: protein MSPMQARYRQPDPEPSQDGIIHFSGVSWDDYERLLVMRGDHSAPRIAYLEGEVEVMSPSQTHESIKSLIGCLVETYCLERDIVFSTYGSWTLKDKARNRGAEPDECYVFGTEAAERPHLAIEVVWTHGRIDKLEIYRQLGVAEVWYWRQGLIQPYCLRSERYEPVSESQILPGLDLPLLMRFIDEPTTSQAIRGYRDALRGDEGG from the coding sequence ATGTCGCCCATGCAAGCCCGATATCGGCAACCCGACCCCGAACCGTCCCAGGACGGCATCATCCATTTCTCCGGCGTGAGCTGGGATGACTACGAGCGCCTGCTCGTGATGCGCGGCGATCATTCCGCCCCGCGGATCGCCTACCTGGAAGGAGAGGTCGAGGTCATGAGCCCGTCGCAGACCCACGAGAGCATCAAGTCCCTGATCGGCTGCCTGGTCGAGACCTATTGTCTGGAGCGCGACATCGTCTTCTCGACCTACGGCTCCTGGACGCTCAAGGACAAGGCGCGCAACCGCGGTGCCGAGCCGGACGAGTGCTATGTCTTCGGGACCGAAGCGGCGGAGCGTCCGCATCTCGCCATCGAGGTCGTCTGGACCCACGGCCGTATCGACAAGCTCGAGATCTACCGCCAACTCGGTGTCGCCGAGGTCTGGTACTGGCGCCAGGGCCTCATCCAGCCCTATTGTTTGCGCAGCGAGCGTTACGAGCCGGTAAGCGAGAGCCAAATCCTGCCCGGCTTGGATCTGCCGCTCCTGATGCGCTTCATCGACGAGCCGACCACCTCGCAAGCGATTCGGGGCTATCGCGATGCGTTGCGGGGTGATGAAGGGGGCTGA
- a CDS encoding efflux RND transporter periplasmic adaptor subunit: MPAAKPVRRRSVLGRRLGACGADGDQILQGRFGRRRQVDQKRTVLEVSRSAFAAARKDLDDTRLTAPFGGTIARRLVENYQNVQAKEPVVSLQSTDELEIVIHVPERVVRGQPKRLAGFARFPDQPERRFPVTLKSFSTEADPQTQTYEAVLGVTRSEDTPLLPGMSLEVLPADATVGEGPTSVRVPLRAVVAGTDGAPTVWVVDPESSRVSRRPIEVGAIQGEDIVVRAGLAPGERIVTAGVNHLRDGMPVHAL; this comes from the coding sequence GTGCCGGCGGCCAAGCCCGTCCGGAGACGATCAGTCCTTGGACGCCGCCTCGGCGCATGCGGCGCCGATGGCGACCAGATACTTCAGGGTCGCTTCGGTCGCCGGCGCCAGGTCGATCAGAAGCGCACGGTGCTGGAGGTCTCCCGCTCGGCGTTCGCCGCGGCGCGCAAGGATCTCGACGATACCCGCCTGACCGCCCCCTTTGGTGGGACCATCGCCCGCCGCTTGGTGGAGAACTACCAAAACGTCCAGGCCAAGGAGCCCGTCGTGAGCCTCCAGAGCACCGACGAGCTGGAGATCGTCATCCATGTCCCGGAGCGGGTGGTGCGCGGGCAGCCGAAGCGACTCGCGGGCTTCGCCCGTTTCCCCGATCAGCCCGAGCGTCGCTTCCCGGTCACGCTCAAGTCCTTCTCGACCGAAGCCGACCCGCAGACCCAGACCTACGAGGCCGTCCTCGGGGTCACGCGTTCGGAGGACACGCCGCTGTTGCCCGGCATGTCCCTGGAGGTGCTTCCCGCGGACGCGACGGTCGGCGAGGGGCCGACCAGCGTGCGCGTGCCGCTGCGTGCGGTGGTCGCCGGGACCGACGGCGCGCCGACGGTCTGGGTGGTGGACCCGGAGTCCTCGCGGGTGAGCCGTCGGCCGATCGAGGTGGGCGCGATTCAGGGTGAGGACATCGTCGTGCGCGCCGGGCTTGCGCCCGGCGAGCGGATCGTGACGGCGGGCGTCAACCATCTGCGCGACGGCATGCCGGTCCACGCGCTGTAG
- a CDS encoding phospholipase A, giving the protein MSEEYRIMLVQQLKGLGATALMAATLTQGGPVRADPPSPSIADCAAIQADHARLACYDRASGRLPVAAQTSGGTVPERSAMSAPAAPLSVGETPSTTESRTTAETSLIDKAWAFDPGSSAYDISFYNPNYLLIGNYTNRINNRPFSPLFDALEADEQDLDNTEARFQLSFKFRVWSTDNRRFGVWAAYSQMSQWQVYNEKISRPFRETNYMPELMVSFRPDISFGGFDWRLLNVGYNHQSNGRSDPISRSWDRIIASIGIERGNFALVLRPWVRIDEGDSDDDNPDITDYYGYGDITAFYTWRDHSFTLMGRGNPSTDKGAAQLTWMSPQVLGPLRVYVRAFTGYGDSLIDYNWKQNTIGIGMALNDIL; this is encoded by the coding sequence ATGTCAGAGGAATACCGAATCATGCTGGTTCAGCAGCTCAAGGGGCTCGGCGCTACGGCGCTGATGGCGGCCACCCTGACCCAGGGCGGTCCGGTCCGCGCCGATCCTCCATCGCCGAGCATCGCCGATTGTGCGGCAATCCAGGCCGATCATGCGCGGCTCGCCTGTTACGACCGGGCCAGCGGGCGTCTTCCCGTCGCCGCGCAGACCTCCGGCGGAACGGTCCCGGAGCGGAGCGCCATGTCGGCACCTGCGGCACCCCTGTCGGTCGGCGAAACGCCGAGCACGACCGAGAGCCGAACCACCGCCGAGACCTCGCTGATCGACAAGGCATGGGCCTTCGATCCGGGGTCGAGCGCTTACGACATCAGCTTCTATAACCCCAACTACCTGCTGATCGGCAATTACACCAACCGGATCAACAACCGGCCATTCTCGCCGCTCTTCGATGCCCTCGAAGCCGACGAGCAGGACCTGGACAACACCGAGGCGCGTTTTCAGCTCAGCTTCAAGTTCCGGGTGTGGTCGACGGATAATCGACGCTTCGGGGTGTGGGCCGCCTACTCGCAGATGAGTCAATGGCAGGTCTACAACGAGAAGATCTCGCGCCCCTTTCGCGAGACCAACTATATGCCCGAGCTGATGGTCAGCTTCCGGCCGGATATCAGCTTCGGCGGGTTTGATTGGCGCCTGCTCAACGTCGGTTACAACCACCAATCCAACGGCCGATCCGACCCCATCTCACGCAGTTGGGACCGCATCATCGCCTCGATCGGTATCGAAAGGGGCAATTTCGCCCTGGTCTTGCGGCCGTGGGTGCGCATCGACGAAGGTGACTCGGACGACGACAATCCCGATATCACGGACTACTACGGCTACGGCGACATCACGGCCTTCTACACGTGGCGCGATCATAGCTTCACCCTCATGGGTCGCGGCAATCCGAGCACCGACAAGGGCGCCGCGCAGTTGACCTGGATGTCGCCGCAGGTGCTCGGACCCTTGCGTGTCTACGTCCGCGCCTTCACCGGCTACGGCGACAGCCTGATCGACTACAACTGGAAGCAGAATACGATCGGAATCGGTATGGCGTTGAACGACATCCTCTAA
- a CDS encoding zeta toxin family protein — protein sequence MDRWQAAGYRVKLIFLQLASPEEAIARVAERVKQGGHDVPQAVIRRRFALGRENFERLYSRKVDAWALYDNSGARPVLIGWSEKQ from the coding sequence ATCGATCGATGGCAAGCCGCGGGGTACCGCGTCAAGCTCATCTTTCTGCAGCTCGCCAGCCCAGAGGAAGCGATCGCTCGCGTGGCGGAGCGCGTCAAGCAAGGTGGTCATGACGTCCCGCAGGCCGTGATCCGAAGACGTTTCGCGCTCGGGCGTGAGAACTTCGAGCGCCTGTATTCTCGGAAGGTCGACGCTTGGGCGCTATACGATAACTCCGGCGCACGACCTGTGCTGATCGGGTGGAGCGAGAAACAATGA
- a CDS encoding DUF6268 family outer membrane beta-barrel protein, which produces MPAPCLVRVACAAVLSTGVTAVSVAQAPPGVSFSVAPVVQIDSDLDSGGDAAYAAVLMSLGTNWALDGQSSLGVRLRLDYEDWNFDKPLGFGGAEPWDRLYRAGVSVPYGFTTEGGWRLGVTPTIESSGESGANFSDTLEYGATASVSRAVRPDLTLGVGVGVFEKIEKTSAFPFLIIDWRINDRLRLTNPFPAGPAGPAGLELSYALDSGWTAGVGAAYRSYRFRLDSDGPFPDGVGEHRLIPVFVQLGRDLTENLSFKLYAGAATGTTLRVEDEKGRRLYEEDQDPAVMLGVSLIGRF; this is translated from the coding sequence ATGCCTGCGCCTTGCCTCGTCCGTGTCGCCTGTGCCGCCGTGCTGTCGACCGGGGTTACCGCGGTCTCCGTGGCGCAAGCGCCTCCGGGTGTCAGCTTTTCCGTTGCACCGGTCGTTCAAATCGACAGCGATTTGGACTCCGGCGGCGACGCCGCCTATGCCGCGGTACTCATGTCGCTCGGAACGAATTGGGCGCTCGACGGGCAGTCGTCGCTCGGCGTGCGGCTGCGTCTCGACTACGAGGACTGGAACTTCGACAAACCACTCGGATTCGGCGGTGCGGAGCCTTGGGACAGGCTGTACCGCGCCGGTGTCTCGGTACCCTACGGGTTCACGACCGAGGGCGGCTGGCGGTTGGGTGTGACACCGACGATCGAGTCCTCGGGCGAATCCGGCGCCAACTTCTCGGACACGCTCGAATACGGCGCTACTGCCTCGGTATCGCGCGCCGTGCGGCCCGATCTCACCCTCGGGGTGGGCGTGGGCGTCTTCGAGAAGATCGAGAAGACGAGCGCCTTCCCCTTCCTGATCATCGACTGGCGGATCAACGATCGCCTGCGCCTCACCAACCCCTTCCCCGCCGGCCCGGCCGGGCCGGCGGGTTTGGAGCTGTCCTACGCGCTCGATTCGGGCTGGACTGCGGGCGTTGGCGCAGCCTATCGCTCCTATCGCTTTCGCCTCGACTCCGACGGCCCCTTCCCCGACGGCGTCGGCGAGCACAGGCTCATCCCCGTCTTCGTCCAGCTCGGGCGCGACCTGACCGAGAACCTAAGTTTCAAGCTCTATGCCGGTGCAGCGACCGGGACCACCCTAAGGGTCGAGGACGAGAAGGGACGACGGCTGTACGAGGAGGATCAGGATCCGGCGGTCATGCTGGGGGTGTCGTTGATCGGGCGTTTCTAG
- a CDS encoding cache domain-containing protein, producing the protein MARLVPRRLASFRFAILLLFLVPMMVTVMAIVYKMSERAESVVYQLSSRIVEEIGEKVVARATGIVRTAEAHLLSNAAVAAGTRVIPGQVLFSDLFWQQVVFTPELTGIYIADQAGNFVQARTEPEPATRVIDRRVTPPTERIIVRDRNYRPLAHLEREPAFDPRERPWYSNTRPERRLQWTDAYRFSGSGRLGITVTYPLLDDEDRILGVLGADATLDSLSAFLSRQDIGPNSAVFLLDDRDRLVAYPHHLRIGAGPDAGSSSSSDSGSDAGPTDTNDLPTTSEIALPWVRNALTSIGSFGASAPPDQAYRSVTDGRTYLAHVISFGEEFGLPWRLVIVLDEADLLSEAQRALQESIVVSAIIVMLALFVVYPMAATFAESVEQLTRNTQLLRLFRPGEVVPVTSAFREIREMDQAICSMRDTMVLVESRLPTEVVRALAAGTLATEEPEFIRLCEQGFSQYRAGAWDEAIAAFSEALVYAPDDRVCALLIAHCERLRSEGVAAPSGNPGGASPDARDPNDPITT; encoded by the coding sequence TTGGCCCGACTCGTTCCGAGGCGGCTGGCCTCGTTCCGGTTCGCCATCCTCCTCCTCTTCTTGGTCCCGATGATGGTCACGGTGATGGCCATCGTCTACAAGATGTCGGAGCGTGCGGAGTCGGTGGTGTATCAGCTGTCGAGCCGGATCGTCGAGGAGATCGGGGAGAAGGTGGTCGCGCGCGCGACCGGGATCGTGCGGACGGCGGAGGCCCATCTCCTGTCGAACGCCGCGGTCGCCGCCGGCACGCGCGTCATCCCCGGCCAGGTTCTCTTCTCCGACCTCTTCTGGCAACAGGTGGTCTTCACCCCGGAGCTGACCGGCATCTATATCGCCGATCAGGCCGGCAACTTCGTGCAGGCCAGGACGGAGCCCGAGCCCGCGACCCGGGTCATCGATCGCCGGGTCACGCCGCCGACGGAGCGCATCATCGTCCGCGATCGCAACTACCGCCCCCTCGCGCACCTCGAGCGGGAGCCCGCATTCGACCCGCGCGAGCGACCCTGGTACAGCAATACTCGCCCGGAGCGGCGCCTGCAATGGACCGACGCCTATCGGTTCAGCGGCTCGGGACGCTTGGGAATCACGGTCACCTACCCGCTCTTGGACGACGAAGACCGCATCCTGGGCGTGCTGGGTGCGGACGCGACGCTCGACAGCCTCTCGGCGTTTCTCTCGCGCCAGGACATCGGACCCAACAGCGCGGTCTTCCTGCTCGACGACCGCGATCGCCTCGTCGCTTATCCGCATCACCTCCGGATCGGAGCCGGCCCGGACGCGGGCTCGAGCTCGAGCTCGGACAGCGGCTCGGATGCTGGCCCGACGGATACGAACGACCTGCCGACGACGAGCGAGATTGCGCTGCCCTGGGTCAGGAACGCCCTGACCTCTATCGGATCCTTCGGCGCCTCGGCCCCACCCGACCAGGCCTATCGCTCCGTCACGGACGGCCGGACCTATCTCGCGCACGTGATCTCTTTCGGCGAGGAGTTCGGCCTGCCGTGGCGGCTGGTCATCGTTCTGGACGAGGCGGATCTCCTGAGCGAGGCGCAGCGCGCCCTGCAGGAATCCATCGTGGTCTCGGCGATCATCGTCATGCTCGCACTCTTCGTGGTCTATCCGATGGCGGCGACCTTTGCGGAGTCCGTCGAGCAGCTCACCCGCAACACCCAGCTGCTGCGCCTTTTCCGGCCCGGCGAGGTCGTCCCCGTCACGTCGGCGTTTCGCGAGATCCGCGAGATGGACCAGGCGATCTGCAGCATGCGCGATACCATGGTGCTCGTGGAGAGCCGGTTGCCGACGGAGGTCGTCCGAGCGCTCGCCGCCGGGACCCTCGCCACCGAGGAGCCTGAATTCATCCGCTTGTGCGAGCAGGGTTTTTCACAGTACCGTGCAGGCGCTTGGGACGAGGCGATTGCGGCCTTCAGCGAGGCGCTGGTCTATGCCCCCGACGATCGGGTCTGCGCGCTCTTGATCGCGCACTGCGAGCGACTCCGGTCCGAAGGCGTCGCCGCTCCGTCCGGGAACCCGGGCGGCGCATCGCCCGATGCCCGCGACCCGAACGATCCGATCACGACTTGA
- the gltS gene encoding sodium/glutamate symporter — translation MELLDGIIRIDSFLAVTIGIVVLFVGKLLNTKVGFLREFSIPEPVTGGLLFSVLFGLLYFASGHAIEFELRARDILLVYFFTTIGINASARDLLAGGRPLLILLAITIAFMLAQNLTGIGVASLFDLPAAVGVVGGSMSLIGGHGTTIAWAPSIAENFGISNAMEIGIASATFGLILASIMGGPIAKFLITRHKLTPAPQVVEEVQDVGLTENQRKEGVDHMDFLGAVLAIHICIIIGYALNRAIAEAGLMLPLFVTCLFAGILITNLVPKNFSKWSGVTWPTRTPAVALIADISLGAFLAMSLMSMQLWTLIDLAGPIFTILAAQFVLAVTVTIFVLFPLMGKNYDAAVVSAGFGGVTLGSTPTAMANMAAVTQRFGPSHRAFIIVPLVSAFFIDLTNAMVIPFFLRTF, via the coding sequence ATGGAGCTGTTGGACGGCATCATCCGGATTGATTCATTCCTTGCCGTGACGATCGGTATCGTCGTGTTGTTCGTCGGCAAGCTGCTGAACACCAAGGTCGGCTTTCTGCGCGAGTTCAGCATCCCCGAGCCGGTGACCGGCGGACTGCTCTTCTCGGTCCTCTTCGGGCTGCTCTATTTCGCCTCCGGGCACGCGATCGAGTTCGAGCTGCGTGCGCGCGACATCTTGCTGGTCTATTTCTTCACCACCATCGGCATCAATGCGAGCGCGCGTGATCTGTTGGCCGGCGGTCGACCGCTCTTGATCCTGTTGGCCATCACGATCGCCTTCATGCTCGCGCAGAACCTCACCGGGATCGGGGTGGCCTCGCTCTTCGATCTGCCGGCGGCGGTCGGCGTGGTCGGGGGCAGCATGTCCTTGATCGGCGGGCACGGGACGACCATTGCTTGGGCGCCTTCGATCGCCGAGAACTTCGGGATCTCCAACGCCATGGAGATCGGTATCGCCAGCGCGACCTTCGGCCTGATCCTCGCCAGCATCATGGGCGGCCCGATCGCCAAGTTCCTGATCACGCGGCACAAGCTCACGCCCGCGCCCCAGGTGGTCGAAGAGGTGCAGGATGTCGGGCTGACCGAGAATCAGCGCAAGGAAGGCGTCGATCACATGGACTTTCTGGGTGCCGTCCTCGCCATCCACATCTGCATCATCATCGGGTACGCGCTGAATAGGGCGATTGCGGAGGCCGGCCTCATGCTGCCGCTCTTCGTGACCTGCCTCTTCGCGGGCATCCTCATCACCAATCTGGTGCCCAAGAACTTCTCAAAATGGAGCGGGGTGACCTGGCCGACACGCACCCCCGCGGTCGCGCTGATCGCCGACATCTCGCTCGGTGCCTTCCTCGCCATGTCGCTGATGAGCATGCAGCTCTGGACACTCATCGATCTGGCCGGGCCGATCTTCACCATCCTGGCGGCTCAGTTTGTCCTGGCGGTCACGGTCACGATCTTTGTTCTGTTCCCGTTGATGGGTAAGAACTACGACGCGGCGGTCGTCTCGGCCGGATTCGGCGGCGTCACGCTCGGCTCGACCCCCACGGCGATGGCCAACATGGCGGCGGTCACCCAGCGTTTCGGCCCGTCGCACCGGGCCTTCATCATCGTCCCGCTGGTCTCGGCCTTCTTCATCGACCTGACCAACGCGATGGTGATCCCCTTCTTCCTGCGAACCTTTTAG
- a CDS encoding SLC13 family permease — MSQDLLIVLLMLGAAILMFAINRPRVDAVALIMMVALPFTGVISMQEALAGFSNPNIVLIAAMFVIGEALARTGVARGIGDWLAKRGGNSAWRLLVLLMLSVGFLGSVMSSTGVVAIFIPVVLRIASRRRIPASQLMMPMAYAALISGMMTLVATSPNLVINYELVRTGAEGFNFFSFTPFGVPILLMATLYMLITQRWLRPKTPEEPTARMRPKLMQWVERYRLADREYRVRVRPDSPLLGKTLDELNLPAKIGVRIVLIERGLGRARQLLPRTPQTLLQAHDILLVDVDVEEKRIDVTEFCERYGVELLPRTGRYFVDRSQDIGMVEIMIADESRFAAKTIAEAELMVRSELTVVGMRRGPEAHAPHGLRAETLKIGDTLLLVGPWKTIRRLQEDTRDLIVLNLPKEFDEYLPAAKRAPYAVLTLVVVVTLMATGLVPNVQAALIGCLMMGLFRCIDLDKAYRSIQLRSIVMIVGMMPFALALDRTGGVDIAANALVAWIGGAGPHVVLGVLFAITVLLGLFIVNTANAVLMIPVALAVAEALGASPYPFAMIVALAASSAFMTPISPINTLVATAGNYTFADFIRIGLPLTLLVMIMSVLLVPWLLPLY, encoded by the coding sequence ATGTCGCAAGACCTTCTGATTGTTCTTCTCATGCTGGGCGCCGCGATCCTGATGTTCGCGATCAACAGGCCGCGGGTGGATGCCGTGGCCCTCATCATGATGGTGGCCTTGCCCTTCACCGGCGTGATCTCGATGCAGGAGGCGCTGGCCGGTTTCAGTAATCCCAATATCGTCCTGATCGCGGCCATGTTCGTGATCGGCGAGGCGCTGGCCCGCACCGGGGTGGCGCGCGGCATCGGCGACTGGCTGGCCAAGCGGGGCGGCAACAGTGCCTGGCGACTTCTGGTGCTGCTGATGCTCTCGGTGGGCTTTCTCGGCTCGGTCATGAGCTCGACCGGGGTCGTCGCCATCTTCATCCCGGTGGTGCTTCGAATTGCGAGCCGGCGCCGCATCCCGGCGAGCCAGTTGATGATGCCGATGGCCTATGCGGCACTCATCAGCGGCATGATGACCTTGGTCGCCACCTCGCCCAATCTGGTCATCAACTACGAGCTCGTCCGCACCGGTGCGGAGGGGTTCAATTTTTTCTCCTTCACGCCGTTCGGGGTGCCGATCCTGCTGATGGCGACCCTCTACATGCTGATCACGCAGCGTTGGCTGCGTCCGAAGACGCCCGAGGAACCGACTGCACGGATGCGCCCGAAGCTGATGCAGTGGGTCGAGCGCTACCGGCTCGCCGATCGCGAGTACCGGGTGCGCGTGCGCCCCGACTCGCCCTTGCTCGGCAAGACGCTGGACGAGCTGAATCTGCCCGCAAAGATCGGTGTGCGGATCGTCCTGATCGAGCGGGGTCTCGGGCGTGCGCGTCAATTGCTCCCGCGCACGCCGCAGACCTTGCTGCAGGCGCACGACATCCTCTTGGTCGACGTCGATGTGGAGGAGAAGCGCATCGATGTGACCGAGTTCTGCGAGCGCTACGGGGTCGAGCTTCTGCCTCGGACCGGACGCTATTTCGTCGATCGGTCGCAGGATATCGGCATGGTGGAAATCATGATCGCCGACGAGTCGCGCTTTGCCGCCAAGACCATCGCGGAGGCGGAGCTGATGGTCCGCTCCGAGCTGACCGTGGTCGGGATGCGGCGCGGCCCGGAGGCGCACGCACCCCACGGCCTGCGCGCGGAGACCCTCAAGATCGGCGATACGCTGCTGCTCGTCGGGCCCTGGAAGACGATCCGCCGCCTGCAGGAGGATACGCGCGATCTGATCGTGCTCAATCTGCCCAAGGAGTTCGACGAATATCTTCCGGCGGCCAAGCGCGCGCCTTACGCGGTTCTGACGCTCGTCGTCGTCGTGACCCTGATGGCGACCGGCCTTGTCCCGAACGTCCAGGCCGCGCTGATCGGCTGTCTCATGATGGGGCTGTTTCGCTGCATCGATTTGGACAAGGCGTACCGCTCGATCCAGTTGAGGAGCATCGTCATGATCGTGGGCATGATGCCCTTTGCCCTCGCCTTGGACCGCACCGGCGGGGTCGACATCGCGGCGAACGCCTTGGTGGCCTGGATCGGGGGCGCCGGTCCCCATGTCGTGCTCGGTGTCCTGTTCGCGATTACGGTGCTGCTGGGCCTCTTCATCGTGAATACGGCGAATGCGGTCCTGATGATCCCGGTTGCACTTGCCGTCGCCGAAGCCTTGGGGGCGTCGCCCTATCCCTTTGCCATGATCGTCGCGCTCGCGGCATCGAGCGCCTTCATGACCCCGATCTCGCCCATCAACACCCTGGTCGCGACCGCGGGCAACTACACCTTTGCGGATTTCATTCGCATCGGCTTGCCCCTGACACTGTTGGTGATGATCATGAGCGTGCTCCTGGTGCCTTGGCTGCTGCCGCTCTATTAA